The sequence below is a genomic window from Colletotrichum destructivum chromosome 4, complete sequence.
CGGGGTATTGTGGCAGTTTGCGGGTGCAACGTTGTAGATGTCAACCCTCTCACGAAGTCCTAAGTCGTACACCAGACCTTTATAGACATAAGTTTTCTTGCTACTCAGTCTGAAGTCGACGGTCTAGGTGTGGAGGTTGGCCCCTGTAGGGATTCGTGTTTTCCAAGAAGCAGCGGTATTGCTTACACCAGCGCTCGGAGTTCCATTGATGCCGAAGCTTCCCATACAATGGAGGTGTAAACCTAGGCGAAGACAGGATGGGAGGAATAACACTCTACCTGGGGTTACGGTAACAATGCTTCTAATAGGGTTAATTTTAGAAGTCTTCAACCAGTTTTCAAACACCCTTTGCTTGTTTTTCAGTAATCCTGAAAAACTCAGAGGCTATTTCAGGTACCCCCGAAGCACCCCCTGAAGCGTAGAGGAAAGCAATATTCCTCTAACTCGGTACCTACTCAACCAGGTTGGTACCTAACTACCTTTGCTCGCAGCGTTTTGCTAAAGGACTTCTATCCCCCTTTTATTGTGCGTCCACAGTCTGAGACAACGTTGATTCTCAGCCTCTCGCTTTTCTTACGGCGAcatcaccagcagcaccactCGGGGGAGCCATACGTATATGTTCCACGGTCTGAGCAGAGCAGACCCTGACGCTTCCATCGTCTTTTAATCACGAACTTCTATCACTGCCATCAATTGGGCTCCGCCACGGAAGAAAGTCAATTTTTCCACTCAGGATTAGAAGAAGTGCAGGTGACGACCGCCCTCATGACTTCAGCCTTGGGCATTCACCTTCCATTCCTTTCTTATAGGAAATGGTTACTCTCATTTCCCGCCGGCTCGGTTTTCGCTGGCTTGTCCTTGGCTCGTACCGTTCGATCTCTAGATGATCggggtgtttttttttttttgttctttttgcCCTCTGGCCTTCGTGCATTTTGCCTTAGGTGTGTGTTCAGCACTGTGCCTACTTTTTTACTTCTTTCTGCCCCAAATTTTCGCTTGTATGTTAATACTTCAGCACTGGTCTTGTTGTGTCAGCAGACGTTGTCATGAAGGCCAATGCTCAAGAAGTAGCCGGGTAGATATCTTCCTCAGAATCCTGTCTCCACGAAAATCATAGTACCGTGAATGGATTCGGCCCCCAAGATGTAGAACGAAAGCTTGTCGGGCCCTCAGACCCGCGCTTGTCGCGTGCCGTGCCGTGCCGTATTGCCAAGgaccctccctcccttgtTGGGATCAGACGTTCACATCAGAACATTTAAATACTTCCAACTTAAGAAGCAGAACCAGGCACATGACTCGACCCCCGGTGAACCGCAATTTCCTTAAGTACAGGCTGGGGCCACAAAGAGCTGTGTGCCAATGTCTCATTAGTGTATCGAATCTCATCAGATAAATGCCAAAAACGGCGAGCCCAAGACTCTCCCGCTCGAATCAATCTTGACGCCTTCCTTCCTCAGGAGCATCCTTTTCTCATCAAGAGTGATACCCTCTCCGTCCTTGGGCCACTTGCCCTTGAAGCCTCCCAGAGCCCCGCCGGTGGCGACGACTCTATGACACGGGACCTGTGGCGCGAAAGGGTTGCGGCGCAAAGCGTTGCCGACGGCACGGGGCGAAGACTTGAGGTGGGCTGCCAGTATGCCGTATGTTGTGACCTGGCCTTTGGGTACTTGGCACAGGGCGGACCAGACTCGCTTCTCGTACTGGGTGCGATTTGAGCGGGCGATGCGATCGAGCTGTGTCTTCATATCATCGCCTTCGGGGATGGATATGGACATAATGTCTCGTGTCGCAATCACAGGTGACGCACTCGCAAGGTTTGTCATAGACATGGCGATGTTGTAATAGTGAGTATTGGAGGTGTCTCCAGATGAGAGGTCGAGTTCAAAATTAGGTCGGGTGTGAGAGAGATTTGAAAGAGAAGACAGGCAGAAAAATGGTTTCATCAAGTGCAGTTGTTGTACTTTTGAAGTCAAGAACGAAGGATGCTAGTCTGCCTAATGTCAAGTTAAGGGCGCGTCTCAGACCGCGATGGCCCAAGCGGGGTCTTCGCGCGAAAGCTTACGGGTCCACGTGATAACCCACGTGACAACTAGAACTCGGGGATAGCTCTGTTCTCCCGCTGCAGACTTGACCTCCAGACCGAATGGGACTTTGATGGAATTCCTGGTAAAAGTACAGCCGCATGTCTTCTGCATCGTCTTTGAAAAGGGTATCCTTGACCTCCAGACTCAAACCCATGATTTGTGACCTCCCGATAACGCCAAAGTGATCAAGCCGTAAACATGTTGCGATTCCCTGACGATTCCAAAAAAGGGCCGAATGCATGCCTCAACAGCGTAAACGGCGGCACGGCCTCATCCTGACAGCATGGGCCCCGCACATGTCCCCCAATCCTCTTAATCACCAGTATCGACCTCAAGATCCAGCTGTACACCGTTGCTGACACCATAGTCTTCCAGCGTGAGGTTGTCCTTGAACGGTCTTTCGCCCTGTCGCTTCAGCAGAATCTCGTGGGGCTCTCTGCCGACTCTCGCGGCCACCAGAATCTTGAACATCTTGACAGGGTCCGAAGCCAGGCAAGGGATCGCGGCCTTGGTTCCCAGGCGATCGTTGACGTGCACGATGATcatctcctcgccgccggcagcgggCGCAGGCGCGGGCTTgggcttctccttcttggcggctTTCGGCGCATCCTTAGAGCTCGAGGCGCTGGGCCTGCTGTCCCTGGCGC
It includes:
- a CDS encoding Putative methylated-DNA-[protein]-cysteine S-methyltransferase, active, whose protein sequence is MSMTNLASASPVIATRDIMSISIPEGDDMKTQLDRIARSNRTQYEKRVWSALCQVPKGQVTTYGILAAHLKSSPRAVGNALRRNPFAPQVPCHRVVATGGALGGFKGKWPKDGEGITLDEKRMLLRKEGVKIDSSGRVLGSPFLAFI
- a CDS encoding Putative Ubiquitin-like domain superfamily, ubiquitin-like modifier Hub1/Ubl5 → MADRERSRSRSPRRDREKDRDRPRKQGGFKWKDNSRRDDRDDRRGLERGYRNRSRSPRRDADRDRRPRDGDRDRDRNRNNDSYRPRDPGARDSRPSASSSKDAPKAAKKEKPKPAPAPAAGGEEMIIVHVNDRLGTKAAIPCLASDPVKMFKILVAARVGREPHEILLKRQGERPFKDNLTLEDYGVSNGVQLDLEVDTGD